A genomic region of Columba livia isolate bColLiv1 breed racing homer chromosome 24, bColLiv1.pat.W.v2, whole genome shotgun sequence contains the following coding sequences:
- the SIK3 gene encoding serine/threonine-protein kinase SIK3 isoform X4, with protein sequence MKMLCHPHIIRLYQVMETERMIYLVTEYASGGEIFDHLVAHGRMAEKEARRKFKQIVAAVNFCHCRNIVHRDLKAENLLLDANLNIKIADFGFSNIFTPGQLLKTWCGSPPYAAPELFEGKEYDGPKVDIWSLGVVLYVLVCGALPFDGSTLQNLRARVLSGKFRIPFFMSTECEHLIRHMLVLDPSKRLSMEQICKHKWMKLGEADAEFDRLIAECQHLKSERQMEPLNEDVLLAMADMGLDKERTIQSLRADAYDHYSAIYSLLCERLKRHKNLRIATSPSVPRTMTFPASTNIQQTEQTGNTMSINVPQVQLINPENQIVETDGTMNLDSDEGEEPSPEALVRYLSMRRHTVGVADPRTEVMEDLQKLLPGFPRVTPQAPFLQVTPNVNFMQNVLPRQNLQPTGQLEYKEQSLLQPPTLQLLNGMGPLGRRASDGGANIQLHAQQLLKRPRGPSPLVTMTPAVPAVTPVDEESSDGEPDQEAVQRYLANRSKRHTLAMTNPTAEIPPDLQRQLGQQSFRPRAWAPHLVPDQHRSIYKDSNTLHLPTERFSPVRRFSDGAASIQAFKAHLEKMGNNSSIKQLQQECEQLQKMYGGHMDERTLEKTQQQHMLYQQEQHHQILHQQIQDCIRPPQPSPPLQAPCENQPALLTHQLQRLRIQPSSPPPNHPNNHLFRQPNSSPPPVSSSVLQPHGATSQSQFQGMPSHSTMFPQSGNCSPPPAMGLTCLALQQQPQPQQVTIQVQEPGDMVGSSLLPGAAQGLSSHARAVPLSPGAGQLQLQHRASLMASLSYGHRQLSKQLSADSAESHSLNVNRYPPTNYDQVHLHPHLFPEQPRVSPSNYSPSGGVAFPPAQQALKVPQLDQYPGFPQNAHQQHYTASALQQALLSPTPPDYSRHQQVPHILQGLLSPRHSLTGHTDMRLPQAEFAQLIKRRQQQQEFQELFRHMSQGDAGNMGTSVGQNLSERQSLSLPYQSADAYHPQNSPQHLLKMRVQECLQQVPAPVAPHGYAHQPALFHSESMEEDCACEGARDSFPDTKSPNTLTKGGHDSSLLVSAGGHGDPDSLLGTANPAQELGSQQYRHQPAAGFSRSKVPSRESIVGNCMDRSSPSQAMQVPDHNGLGYPVRPASSEHPRPRTLQRHHTIQNSDDAYVQLDNLPGMSLMAGKALSSARMSDAVLSQSSLMASQQLRDRDSEECGESLEGQEHLGDGSQHLNTCYPATCITDVLLSYKHPEVPFGMEQAGV encoded by the exons ATCACTTGGTGGCCCACGGGCGCATGGCCGAGAAGGAAGCCCGCAGAAAGTTCAAGCAAATAGTGGCTGCCGTGAACTTCTGTCACTGTCGGAATATAGTCCACAGAGACCTGAAGGCAGAAAACCTCCTGCTGGATGCCAACCTCAACATCAAAATCGCAG atTTTGGGTTCAGTAACATCTTCACGCCTGGTCAGCTGCTGAAAACGTGGTGTGGGAGTCCTCCCTATGCCGCTCCAGAGCTCTTCGAAGGGAAGGAGTATGATGGGCCCAAGGTTGACATTTGG AGCCTCGGCGTGGTGCTGTACGTGCTGGTGTGCGGCGCCCTGCCCTTCGACGGGAGCACGCTGCAGAACCTGCGCGCGCGGGTGCTCAGCGGGAAGTTCCGCATTCCCTTCTTCATGTCCACAG AATGTGAACATCTGATCCGGCACATGCTGGTCCTGGACCCCAGCAAGCGGCTCTCCATGGAGCAGATCTGCAAGCACAAGTGGATGAAGCTGGGGGAGGCAGACGCGGAGTTCGACAGG CTGATAGCGGAGTGTCAGCACCTGAAGAGCGAGAGGCAGATGGAGCCGCTGAACGAGGACGTGCTGCTGGCCATGGCAGACATGGGGCTGGACAAGGAGCGCACGATTCAG TCTTTAAGAGCCGATGCTTACGATCACTACAGTGCAATCTACAGCCTGCTCTGCGAGCGCCTGAAGAGACACAAGAACCTGCGCATTGCGACATCGCCAAGCGTACCCCGGACCATGACCTTCCCCGCCTCCACTAACATCCAG CAGACAGAGCAGACGGGCAATACCATGAGCATCAATGTGCCACAAGTCCAGCTCATCAACCCTGAAAACCAAATTGTGGAG ACTGATGGAACGATGAACTTGGACAGTGACGAAGGGGAGGAGCCGTCACCCGAAGCTCTGGTCCGGTACCTCTCGATGAGAAGGCACACGGTTGGAGTAGCTGACCCACG GACGGAAGTCATGGAAGACCTGCAGAAGCTCCTGCCCGGCTTCCCCCGTGTCACTCCTCAGGCTCCGTTCCTGCAGGTGACCCCGAATGTGAACTTCATGCAGAATGTGCTGCCGAGGCAGAACCTGCAGCCCACGGGGCAGCTGGAGTACAAG GAGcagtccctgctgcagccccccacGCTGCAGCTGCTCAACGGCATGGGCCCGCTGGGCCGCAGGGCGTCGGACGGCGGAGCCAACATCCAGCTGCACGCACAGCAGCTGCTCAAGCGGCCTCGGGGGCCCTCGCCGCTCGTCACCATGACGCCA GCTGTCCCGGCTGTCACCCCTGTGGACGAGGAGAGCTCGGACGGGGAGCCGGATCAGGAGGCTGTGCAGAG ATACTTGGCAAATAGGTCAAAAAGGCACACTCTGGCAATGACCAACCCTACAGCTGAAATCCCTCCAGACTTGCAGAGGCAGCTAGGACAGCAGTCCTTCCGACCCCGGGCTTGGGCTCCACACCTGGTACCCGATCAGCACCG TTCTATTTACAAGGACTCAAACACGCTGCATCTCCCCACCGAACGCTTCTCCCCGGTCCGGCGCTTCTCCgatggtgctgccagcatccAGGCTTTCAAAGCCCACCTGGAGAAGATGGGCAATAACAGCAGCATCAAACAGCTCCAGCAG GAGTGCGAGCAGCTTCAGAAGATGTATGGCGGGCACATGGACGAGAGGACGCTGGAGAAGACGCAGCAGCAGCACATGTTGTaccagcaggagcagcaccaCCAGATTCTTCATCAGCAGATTCAG GACTGTATCCGGCCGCCCCAGCCTTCTCCACCCTTGCAAGCTCCCTGTGAAAaccagccagctctgctcactCACCAGCTTCAGAG GTTACGGATCCAGCCATCCAGCCCGCCCCCGAACCACCCCAATAACCATCTGTTCAGGCAGCCCAACAGCAGCCCGCCCCCCGTGAGCAGCAGCGTGCTCCAGCCCCACG GTGCCACGTCCCAGTCCCAGTTCCAAGGGATGCCGTCCCACAGCACCATGTTCCCGCAGTCCGGTAACTGCTCCCCGCCCCCGGCCATGGGGCTGACGTGcctggccctgcagcagcagccgcagccccagcAGGTCACCATCCAGGTGCAGGAGCCTGGCGACATGGTGGGCAGCAGCCTGCTGCCGGGGGCCGCGCAGGGCCTGTCCTCGCACGCGCGGGCCGTGCCGCTCAGCCCCGGCGCCggccagctccagctgcagcaccgCGCCAGCCTCATGGCCTCGCTCAGCTACGGCCACCGCCAGCTGTCCAAGCAGCTCAGCGCTGACAGCGCCGAGTCGCACAG TCTGAACGTGAACAGGTATCCCCCCACCAACTACGACCAGGTGCACTTACACCCCCACCTGTTCCCAGAGCAGCCTCGCGTTTCCCCCAGCAACTACAGCCCGTCCGGAGGAGTCGCGTTCCCCCCGGCTCAGCAAGCTCTCAAAGTCCCGCAGCTCGACCAGTATCCCGGCTTCCCTCAGAACGCACATCAGCAGCACTACACCGCATCGGCACTACAGCAAGCACTGTTGTCCCCAACGCCCCCCGACTACAGCCGACACCAGCAGGTACCGCACATCCTCCAAGGACTGCTCTCCCCCCGGCACTCGCTCACGGGGCACACGGACATGCGGCTGCCCCAGGCAGAATTTGCACAGCTCATCAaacggcggcagcagcagcaagaattCCAGGAGTTGTTCAGGCACATGAGTCAAGGGGATGCTGGGAACATGGGCACCAGCGTGGGCCAGAACCTCTCGGAGCGCCAGTCCTTGTCTTTGCCTTATCAGAGCGCTGACGCCTACCACCCGCAGAACAGCCCCCAGCACCTCTTAAAAATGCGGGTGCAGGAATGTCTGCAGCAGGTCCCTGCGCCTGTGGCGCCGCATGGCTACGCGCACCAGCCGGCACTGTTCCACTCGGAGAGCATGGAGGAGGACTGCGCCTGCGAGGGGGCCAGGGACAGCTTTCCAGACACTAAGAGCCCAAACACGTTGACCAAAGGTGGCCACGACTCCTCTCTGCTCGTGAGCGCAGGAGGGCACGGGGACCCCGACTCCTTGCTAGGAACTGCTAATCCCGCGCAGGAGCTGGGGTCGCAGCAGTACAGACATCAGCCCGCTGCTGGATTCAGCAGGAGTAAGGTGCCCAGCAGAG AGTCCATCGTAGGGAACTGCATGGACAGGAGTTCCCCCAGCCAAGCCATGCAGGTGCCTGACCACAACGGGCTGGGCTACCCCGTGCGACCCGCCTCCAGCGAGCACCCTCGGCCCCGCACGCTGCAGAGACACCACACCATCCAGAACAGCGACGATGCCTAC GTGCAGTTAGATAACTTGCCTGGAATGAGTTTAATGGCAGGAAAAGCGCTGAGCTCTGCTCGGATGTCCGACGCCGTCCTCAGCCAGTCGTCGCTCATGGCCAGCCAGCAGCTGCGCGACAGGGACAGCGAGG AGTGCGGGGAGAGTTTGGAAGGTCAAGAGCACCTGGGCGACGGCAGCCAGCATCTCAACACCTGCTACCCAGCCACGTGTATTACGGACGTCCTGCTGAGCTACAAGCACCCGGAGGTGCCCTTTGGGATGGAGCAGGCCGGGGTGTAA
- the SIK3 gene encoding serine/threonine-protein kinase SIK3 isoform X3, which translates to MKMLCHPHIIRLYQVMETERMIYLVTEYASGGEIFDHLVAHGRMAEKEARRKFKQIVAAVNFCHCRNIVHRDLKAENLLLDANLNIKIADFGFSNIFTPGQLLKTWCGSPPYAAPELFEGKEYDGPKVDIWSLGVVLYVLVCGALPFDGSTLQNLRARVLSGKFRIPFFMSTECEHLIRHMLVLDPSKRLSMEQICKHKWMKLGEADAEFDRLIAECQHLKSERQMEPLNEDVLLAMADMGLDKERTIQSLRADAYDHYSAIYSLLCERLKRHKNLRIATSPSVPRTMTFPASTNIQTEQTGNTMSINVPQVQLINPENQIVETDGTMNLDSDEGEEPSPEALVRYLSMRRHTVGVADPRTEVMEDLQKLLPGFPRVTPQAPFLQVTPNVNFMQNVLPRQNLQPTGQLEYKEQSLLQPPTLQLLNGMGPLGRRASDGGANIQLHAQQLLKRPRGPSPLVTMTPAVPAVTPVDEESSDGEPDQEAVQSSIYKDSNTLHLPTERFSPVRRFSDGAASIQAFKAHLEKMGNNSSIKQLQQECEQLQKMYGGHMDERTLEKTQQQHMLYQQEQHHQILHQQIQDCIRPPQPSPPLQAPCENQPALLTHQLQRLRIQPSSPPPNHPNNHLFRQPNSSPPPVSSSVLQPHGATSQSQFQGMPSHSTMFPQSGNCSPPPAMGLTCLALQQQPQPQQVTIQVQEPGDMVGSSLLPGAAQGLSSHARAVPLSPGAGQLQLQHRASLMASLSYGHRQLSKQLSADSAESHSLNVNRYPPTNYDQVHLHPHLFPEQPRVSPSNYSPSGGVAFPPAQQALKVPQLDQYPGFPQNAHQQHYTASALQQALLSPTPPDYSRHQQVPHILQGLLSPRHSLTGHTDMRLPQAEFAQLIKRRQQQQEFQELFRHMSQGDAGNMGTSVGQNLSERQSLSLPYQSADAYHPQNSPQHLLKMRVQECLQQVPAPVAPHGYAHQPALFHSESMEEDCACEGARDSFPDTKSPNTLTKGGHDSSLLVSAGGHGDPDSLLGTANPAQELGSQQYRHQPAAGFSRSKVPSRESIVGNCMDRSSPSQAMQVPDHNGLGYPVRPASSEHPRPRTLQRHHTIQNSDDAYVQLDNLPGMSLMAGKALSSARMSDAVLSQSSLMASQQLRDRDSEECGESLEGQEHLGDGSQHLNTCYPATCITDVLLSYKHPEVPFGMEQAGV; encoded by the exons ATCACTTGGTGGCCCACGGGCGCATGGCCGAGAAGGAAGCCCGCAGAAAGTTCAAGCAAATAGTGGCTGCCGTGAACTTCTGTCACTGTCGGAATATAGTCCACAGAGACCTGAAGGCAGAAAACCTCCTGCTGGATGCCAACCTCAACATCAAAATCGCAG atTTTGGGTTCAGTAACATCTTCACGCCTGGTCAGCTGCTGAAAACGTGGTGTGGGAGTCCTCCCTATGCCGCTCCAGAGCTCTTCGAAGGGAAGGAGTATGATGGGCCCAAGGTTGACATTTGG AGCCTCGGCGTGGTGCTGTACGTGCTGGTGTGCGGCGCCCTGCCCTTCGACGGGAGCACGCTGCAGAACCTGCGCGCGCGGGTGCTCAGCGGGAAGTTCCGCATTCCCTTCTTCATGTCCACAG AATGTGAACATCTGATCCGGCACATGCTGGTCCTGGACCCCAGCAAGCGGCTCTCCATGGAGCAGATCTGCAAGCACAAGTGGATGAAGCTGGGGGAGGCAGACGCGGAGTTCGACAGG CTGATAGCGGAGTGTCAGCACCTGAAGAGCGAGAGGCAGATGGAGCCGCTGAACGAGGACGTGCTGCTGGCCATGGCAGACATGGGGCTGGACAAGGAGCGCACGATTCAG TCTTTAAGAGCCGATGCTTACGATCACTACAGTGCAATCTACAGCCTGCTCTGCGAGCGCCTGAAGAGACACAAGAACCTGCGCATTGCGACATCGCCAAGCGTACCCCGGACCATGACCTTCCCCGCCTCCACTAACATCCAG ACAGAGCAGACGGGCAATACCATGAGCATCAATGTGCCACAAGTCCAGCTCATCAACCCTGAAAACCAAATTGTGGAG ACTGATGGAACGATGAACTTGGACAGTGACGAAGGGGAGGAGCCGTCACCCGAAGCTCTGGTCCGGTACCTCTCGATGAGAAGGCACACGGTTGGAGTAGCTGACCCACG GACGGAAGTCATGGAAGACCTGCAGAAGCTCCTGCCCGGCTTCCCCCGTGTCACTCCTCAGGCTCCGTTCCTGCAGGTGACCCCGAATGTGAACTTCATGCAGAATGTGCTGCCGAGGCAGAACCTGCAGCCCACGGGGCAGCTGGAGTACAAG GAGcagtccctgctgcagccccccacGCTGCAGCTGCTCAACGGCATGGGCCCGCTGGGCCGCAGGGCGTCGGACGGCGGAGCCAACATCCAGCTGCACGCACAGCAGCTGCTCAAGCGGCCTCGGGGGCCCTCGCCGCTCGTCACCATGACGCCA GCTGTCCCGGCTGTCACCCCTGTGGACGAGGAGAGCTCGGACGGGGAGCCGGATCAGGAGGCTGTGCAGAG TTCTATTTACAAGGACTCAAACACGCTGCATCTCCCCACCGAACGCTTCTCCCCGGTCCGGCGCTTCTCCgatggtgctgccagcatccAGGCTTTCAAAGCCCACCTGGAGAAGATGGGCAATAACAGCAGCATCAAACAGCTCCAGCAG GAGTGCGAGCAGCTTCAGAAGATGTATGGCGGGCACATGGACGAGAGGACGCTGGAGAAGACGCAGCAGCAGCACATGTTGTaccagcaggagcagcaccaCCAGATTCTTCATCAGCAGATTCAG GACTGTATCCGGCCGCCCCAGCCTTCTCCACCCTTGCAAGCTCCCTGTGAAAaccagccagctctgctcactCACCAGCTTCAGAG GTTACGGATCCAGCCATCCAGCCCGCCCCCGAACCACCCCAATAACCATCTGTTCAGGCAGCCCAACAGCAGCCCGCCCCCCGTGAGCAGCAGCGTGCTCCAGCCCCACG GTGCCACGTCCCAGTCCCAGTTCCAAGGGATGCCGTCCCACAGCACCATGTTCCCGCAGTCCGGTAACTGCTCCCCGCCCCCGGCCATGGGGCTGACGTGcctggccctgcagcagcagccgcagccccagcAGGTCACCATCCAGGTGCAGGAGCCTGGCGACATGGTGGGCAGCAGCCTGCTGCCGGGGGCCGCGCAGGGCCTGTCCTCGCACGCGCGGGCCGTGCCGCTCAGCCCCGGCGCCggccagctccagctgcagcaccgCGCCAGCCTCATGGCCTCGCTCAGCTACGGCCACCGCCAGCTGTCCAAGCAGCTCAGCGCTGACAGCGCCGAGTCGCACAG TCTGAACGTGAACAGGTATCCCCCCACCAACTACGACCAGGTGCACTTACACCCCCACCTGTTCCCAGAGCAGCCTCGCGTTTCCCCCAGCAACTACAGCCCGTCCGGAGGAGTCGCGTTCCCCCCGGCTCAGCAAGCTCTCAAAGTCCCGCAGCTCGACCAGTATCCCGGCTTCCCTCAGAACGCACATCAGCAGCACTACACCGCATCGGCACTACAGCAAGCACTGTTGTCCCCAACGCCCCCCGACTACAGCCGACACCAGCAGGTACCGCACATCCTCCAAGGACTGCTCTCCCCCCGGCACTCGCTCACGGGGCACACGGACATGCGGCTGCCCCAGGCAGAATTTGCACAGCTCATCAaacggcggcagcagcagcaagaattCCAGGAGTTGTTCAGGCACATGAGTCAAGGGGATGCTGGGAACATGGGCACCAGCGTGGGCCAGAACCTCTCGGAGCGCCAGTCCTTGTCTTTGCCTTATCAGAGCGCTGACGCCTACCACCCGCAGAACAGCCCCCAGCACCTCTTAAAAATGCGGGTGCAGGAATGTCTGCAGCAGGTCCCTGCGCCTGTGGCGCCGCATGGCTACGCGCACCAGCCGGCACTGTTCCACTCGGAGAGCATGGAGGAGGACTGCGCCTGCGAGGGGGCCAGGGACAGCTTTCCAGACACTAAGAGCCCAAACACGTTGACCAAAGGTGGCCACGACTCCTCTCTGCTCGTGAGCGCAGGAGGGCACGGGGACCCCGACTCCTTGCTAGGAACTGCTAATCCCGCGCAGGAGCTGGGGTCGCAGCAGTACAGACATCAGCCCGCTGCTGGATTCAGCAGGAGTAAGGTGCCCAGCAGAG AGTCCATCGTAGGGAACTGCATGGACAGGAGTTCCCCCAGCCAAGCCATGCAGGTGCCTGACCACAACGGGCTGGGCTACCCCGTGCGACCCGCCTCCAGCGAGCACCCTCGGCCCCGCACGCTGCAGAGACACCACACCATCCAGAACAGCGACGATGCCTAC GTGCAGTTAGATAACTTGCCTGGAATGAGTTTAATGGCAGGAAAAGCGCTGAGCTCTGCTCGGATGTCCGACGCCGTCCTCAGCCAGTCGTCGCTCATGGCCAGCCAGCAGCTGCGCGACAGGGACAGCGAGG AGTGCGGGGAGAGTTTGGAAGGTCAAGAGCACCTGGGCGACGGCAGCCAGCATCTCAACACCTGCTACCCAGCCACGTGTATTACGGACGTCCTGCTGAGCTACAAGCACCCGGAGGTGCCCTTTGGGATGGAGCAGGCCGGGGTGTAA
- the SIK3 gene encoding serine/threonine-protein kinase SIK3 isoform X1 → MKMLCHPHIIRLYQVMETERMIYLVTEYASGGEIFDHLVAHGRMAEKEARRKFKQIVAAVNFCHCRNIVHRDLKAENLLLDANLNIKIADFGFSNIFTPGQLLKTWCGSPPYAAPELFEGKEYDGPKVDIWSLGVVLYVLVCGALPFDGSTLQNLRARVLSGKFRIPFFMSTECEHLIRHMLVLDPSKRLSMEQICKHKWMKLGEADAEFDRLIAECQHLKSERQMEPLNEDVLLAMADMGLDKERTIQSLRADAYDHYSAIYSLLCERLKRHKNLRIATSPSVPRTMTFPASTNIQTEQTGNTMSINVPQVQLINPENQIVETDGTMNLDSDEGEEPSPEALVRYLSMRRHTVGVADPRTEVMEDLQKLLPGFPRVTPQAPFLQVTPNVNFMQNVLPRQNLQPTGQLEYKEQSLLQPPTLQLLNGMGPLGRRASDGGANIQLHAQQLLKRPRGPSPLVTMTPAVPAVTPVDEESSDGEPDQEAVQRYLANRSKRHTLAMTNPTAEIPPDLQRQLGQQSFRPRAWAPHLVPDQHRSIYKDSNTLHLPTERFSPVRRFSDGAASIQAFKAHLEKMGNNSSIKQLQQECEQLQKMYGGHMDERTLEKTQQQHMLYQQEQHHQILHQQIQDCIRPPQPSPPLQAPCENQPALLTHQLQRLRIQPSSPPPNHPNNHLFRQPNSSPPPVSSSVLQPHGATSQSQFQGMPSHSTMFPQSGNCSPPPAMGLTCLALQQQPQPQQVTIQVQEPGDMVGSSLLPGAAQGLSSHARAVPLSPGAGQLQLQHRASLMASLSYGHRQLSKQLSADSAESHSLNVNRYPPTNYDQVHLHPHLFPEQPRVSPSNYSPSGGVAFPPAQQALKVPQLDQYPGFPQNAHQQHYTASALQQALLSPTPPDYSRHQQVPHILQGLLSPRHSLTGHTDMRLPQAEFAQLIKRRQQQQEFQELFRHMSQGDAGNMGTSVGQNLSERQSLSLPYQSADAYHPQNSPQHLLKMRVQECLQQVPAPVAPHGYAHQPALFHSESMEEDCACEGARDSFPDTKSPNTLTKGGHDSSLLVSAGGHGDPDSLLGTANPAQELGSQQYRHQPAAGFSRSKVPSRESIVGNCMDRSSPSQAMQVPDHNGLGYPVRPASSEHPRPRTLQRHHTIQNSDDAYVQLDNLPGMSLMAGKALSSARMSDAVLSQSSLMASQQLRDRDSEECGESLEGQEHLGDGSQHLNTCYPATCITDVLLSYKHPEVPFGMEQAGV, encoded by the exons ATCACTTGGTGGCCCACGGGCGCATGGCCGAGAAGGAAGCCCGCAGAAAGTTCAAGCAAATAGTGGCTGCCGTGAACTTCTGTCACTGTCGGAATATAGTCCACAGAGACCTGAAGGCAGAAAACCTCCTGCTGGATGCCAACCTCAACATCAAAATCGCAG atTTTGGGTTCAGTAACATCTTCACGCCTGGTCAGCTGCTGAAAACGTGGTGTGGGAGTCCTCCCTATGCCGCTCCAGAGCTCTTCGAAGGGAAGGAGTATGATGGGCCCAAGGTTGACATTTGG AGCCTCGGCGTGGTGCTGTACGTGCTGGTGTGCGGCGCCCTGCCCTTCGACGGGAGCACGCTGCAGAACCTGCGCGCGCGGGTGCTCAGCGGGAAGTTCCGCATTCCCTTCTTCATGTCCACAG AATGTGAACATCTGATCCGGCACATGCTGGTCCTGGACCCCAGCAAGCGGCTCTCCATGGAGCAGATCTGCAAGCACAAGTGGATGAAGCTGGGGGAGGCAGACGCGGAGTTCGACAGG CTGATAGCGGAGTGTCAGCACCTGAAGAGCGAGAGGCAGATGGAGCCGCTGAACGAGGACGTGCTGCTGGCCATGGCAGACATGGGGCTGGACAAGGAGCGCACGATTCAG TCTTTAAGAGCCGATGCTTACGATCACTACAGTGCAATCTACAGCCTGCTCTGCGAGCGCCTGAAGAGACACAAGAACCTGCGCATTGCGACATCGCCAAGCGTACCCCGGACCATGACCTTCCCCGCCTCCACTAACATCCAG ACAGAGCAGACGGGCAATACCATGAGCATCAATGTGCCACAAGTCCAGCTCATCAACCCTGAAAACCAAATTGTGGAG ACTGATGGAACGATGAACTTGGACAGTGACGAAGGGGAGGAGCCGTCACCCGAAGCTCTGGTCCGGTACCTCTCGATGAGAAGGCACACGGTTGGAGTAGCTGACCCACG GACGGAAGTCATGGAAGACCTGCAGAAGCTCCTGCCCGGCTTCCCCCGTGTCACTCCTCAGGCTCCGTTCCTGCAGGTGACCCCGAATGTGAACTTCATGCAGAATGTGCTGCCGAGGCAGAACCTGCAGCCCACGGGGCAGCTGGAGTACAAG GAGcagtccctgctgcagccccccacGCTGCAGCTGCTCAACGGCATGGGCCCGCTGGGCCGCAGGGCGTCGGACGGCGGAGCCAACATCCAGCTGCACGCACAGCAGCTGCTCAAGCGGCCTCGGGGGCCCTCGCCGCTCGTCACCATGACGCCA GCTGTCCCGGCTGTCACCCCTGTGGACGAGGAGAGCTCGGACGGGGAGCCGGATCAGGAGGCTGTGCAGAG ATACTTGGCAAATAGGTCAAAAAGGCACACTCTGGCAATGACCAACCCTACAGCTGAAATCCCTCCAGACTTGCAGAGGCAGCTAGGACAGCAGTCCTTCCGACCCCGGGCTTGGGCTCCACACCTGGTACCCGATCAGCACCG TTCTATTTACAAGGACTCAAACACGCTGCATCTCCCCACCGAACGCTTCTCCCCGGTCCGGCGCTTCTCCgatggtgctgccagcatccAGGCTTTCAAAGCCCACCTGGAGAAGATGGGCAATAACAGCAGCATCAAACAGCTCCAGCAG GAGTGCGAGCAGCTTCAGAAGATGTATGGCGGGCACATGGACGAGAGGACGCTGGAGAAGACGCAGCAGCAGCACATGTTGTaccagcaggagcagcaccaCCAGATTCTTCATCAGCAGATTCAG GACTGTATCCGGCCGCCCCAGCCTTCTCCACCCTTGCAAGCTCCCTGTGAAAaccagccagctctgctcactCACCAGCTTCAGAG GTTACGGATCCAGCCATCCAGCCCGCCCCCGAACCACCCCAATAACCATCTGTTCAGGCAGCCCAACAGCAGCCCGCCCCCCGTGAGCAGCAGCGTGCTCCAGCCCCACG GTGCCACGTCCCAGTCCCAGTTCCAAGGGATGCCGTCCCACAGCACCATGTTCCCGCAGTCCGGTAACTGCTCCCCGCCCCCGGCCATGGGGCTGACGTGcctggccctgcagcagcagccgcagccccagcAGGTCACCATCCAGGTGCAGGAGCCTGGCGACATGGTGGGCAGCAGCCTGCTGCCGGGGGCCGCGCAGGGCCTGTCCTCGCACGCGCGGGCCGTGCCGCTCAGCCCCGGCGCCggccagctccagctgcagcaccgCGCCAGCCTCATGGCCTCGCTCAGCTACGGCCACCGCCAGCTGTCCAAGCAGCTCAGCGCTGACAGCGCCGAGTCGCACAG TCTGAACGTGAACAGGTATCCCCCCACCAACTACGACCAGGTGCACTTACACCCCCACCTGTTCCCAGAGCAGCCTCGCGTTTCCCCCAGCAACTACAGCCCGTCCGGAGGAGTCGCGTTCCCCCCGGCTCAGCAAGCTCTCAAAGTCCCGCAGCTCGACCAGTATCCCGGCTTCCCTCAGAACGCACATCAGCAGCACTACACCGCATCGGCACTACAGCAAGCACTGTTGTCCCCAACGCCCCCCGACTACAGCCGACACCAGCAGGTACCGCACATCCTCCAAGGACTGCTCTCCCCCCGGCACTCGCTCACGGGGCACACGGACATGCGGCTGCCCCAGGCAGAATTTGCACAGCTCATCAaacggcggcagcagcagcaagaattCCAGGAGTTGTTCAGGCACATGAGTCAAGGGGATGCTGGGAACATGGGCACCAGCGTGGGCCAGAACCTCTCGGAGCGCCAGTCCTTGTCTTTGCCTTATCAGAGCGCTGACGCCTACCACCCGCAGAACAGCCCCCAGCACCTCTTAAAAATGCGGGTGCAGGAATGTCTGCAGCAGGTCCCTGCGCCTGTGGCGCCGCATGGCTACGCGCACCAGCCGGCACTGTTCCACTCGGAGAGCATGGAGGAGGACTGCGCCTGCGAGGGGGCCAGGGACAGCTTTCCAGACACTAAGAGCCCAAACACGTTGACCAAAGGTGGCCACGACTCCTCTCTGCTCGTGAGCGCAGGAGGGCACGGGGACCCCGACTCCTTGCTAGGAACTGCTAATCCCGCGCAGGAGCTGGGGTCGCAGCAGTACAGACATCAGCCCGCTGCTGGATTCAGCAGGAGTAAGGTGCCCAGCAGAG AGTCCATCGTAGGGAACTGCATGGACAGGAGTTCCCCCAGCCAAGCCATGCAGGTGCCTGACCACAACGGGCTGGGCTACCCCGTGCGACCCGCCTCCAGCGAGCACCCTCGGCCCCGCACGCTGCAGAGACACCACACCATCCAGAACAGCGACGATGCCTAC GTGCAGTTAGATAACTTGCCTGGAATGAGTTTAATGGCAGGAAAAGCGCTGAGCTCTGCTCGGATGTCCGACGCCGTCCTCAGCCAGTCGTCGCTCATGGCCAGCCAGCAGCTGCGCGACAGGGACAGCGAGG AGTGCGGGGAGAGTTTGGAAGGTCAAGAGCACCTGGGCGACGGCAGCCAGCATCTCAACACCTGCTACCCAGCCACGTGTATTACGGACGTCCTGCTGAGCTACAAGCACCCGGAGGTGCCCTTTGGGATGGAGCAGGCCGGGGTGTAA